In a single window of the Drosophila albomicans strain 15112-1751.03 chromosome 3, ASM965048v2, whole genome shotgun sequence genome:
- the LOC117572531 gene encoding uncharacterized protein LOC117572531 isoform X1: MLFWKRLCRHQGEPPAAATTMTPSAYNTSATSTTTITSTSATSSVSVSSRPRARSVSWRERRFFGALRSGKRKNVAPPIYCQHAGAVEATPVSYREAPRDPLEHVYILEAPVDVPQLRLRSPPPLYSPQPLTPPPCYSERPGAPEPARSAPTDRAHQPAEYAATTTPAARQQARRRRRLRELQEQQLQQQQQQLVISSSSSNSSSDQSSASDCELGVRQQRQRRRSSRGLRDAYCPDLLHACALILRQQQPGSSDSSVGNFTATPPPTHSQSQSAAGRHEYSSDYVEIDELLPPLGAGPKAKSTPHLQNAVGINSLAMGQNLSLRRPRISLTWVLREQHQQQPTAQQPTNEPEEQQHQQKTKELKELPLMLTNSHVIGESIAQRTNPVPTQLDVCNKRYRVKQLPDNGQHNDSLTGYATTPTVHLAPTNGQLTNKKFFSNQNLLEYKDKASTIRNKCAQEAPGGTPPVAAASTKELLFVCTPQRAPKSDVNSEVLQLARKRNEIRKKLANRLQQARATTAVGSMSCTPVPIDERSITVAPSTTDALKCTISEPSLVAVSEGGGGSVGVSHQQRRHRHRKRRERERQRVQRFGYEIHNVDEFLTRCSLAAPGNIPVVLATASTLYQTRPGGYQLEIPLPLGMVVNAVFKNQNWLYVQTPHAEEGYVGYACCLPLGILPSAARGSRHAPCWESNADIFPRPCGNMTDSEKEIRLRGGTRSDGARTPHSSKATTEELLLHNHNNNNNISNNNNNSKSQVANGGGSSLSGSLYGEQHVDKLYLRAASQPKLVEKAYAQLRSTKQIGSGAASTHNVSNDEYVTLQQRTTTTKSTSSKVTSKQPPPTQAQNHLHQVQAQTVRRLSNVSYITNGHNGQHLHPNSNPSTTQGSLAHNVLRRHQQNGLRQTLVAINSDYITESIVVHKGEIVTLCECRESKDQRQWFYVRTRDGREGFIPAEVAGHGYL, from the exons TTGCGCCGCCCATTTATTGTCAACATGCGGGTGCAGTGGAAGCTACTCCAGTTAGCTACCGGGAGGCCCCTAGAGATCCACTAGAGCACGTCTACATTTTGGAAGCTCCTGTGGATGTGCCACAACTGCGCCTGCGGTCACCACCGCCCCTCTATAGCCCTCAACCGCTAACGCCGCCGCCTTGCTATAGCGAACGCCCAGGAGCACCTGAGCCGGCGCGATCAGCTCCTACAGACAGGGCTCACCAACCAGCAGAGTATGCCGCAACTACAACACCAGCAGCGCGACAACAAGcgcgtcgtcgacgtcgtctaCGGGAACTACAagagcaacaattgcagcagcaacagcaacaattagtcataagcagcagcagcagcaacagtagcagcgATCAGAGCAGCGCCAGCGACTGCGAGCTCGGAGTCagacagcagcgacaacgtAGACGTAGCTCACGAGGACTACGTG ATGCCTATTGCCCAGATCTGCTGCATGCTTGTGCTCTGATCCTGCGCCAGCAGCAACccggcagcagcgacagctcCGTGGGCAATTTTACAGCAACACCGCCGCCTACACATTCCCAATCGCAGTCAGCAGCTGGCAGACACGAGTACAGTTCGGACTATGTGGAGATTGATGAGTTGCTGCCACCTTTAGGGGCTGGCCCGAAAGCAAAGAGCACACCGCACCTACAGAATGCTGTAGGTATTAATAGTCTAGCGATGGGTCAGAACCTGAGCCTGCGACGCCCGCGCATCTCACTGACCTGGGTACTGAGGgagcagcaccaacagcagccaacGGCACAACAGCCAACTAACGAGccagaggagcagcagcaccagcagaaGACGAAGGAGTTAAAGGAACTGCCGTTGATGCTAACTAATAGCCATGTTATTGGTGAATCGATTGCACAACGCACAAACCCCGTACCCACGCAATTGGACGTATGCAACAAACGCTATCGCGTTAAGCAGTTGCCTGACAATGGGCAGCATAATGATTCGCTCACTGGCTATGCCACTACGCCCACGGTCCACCTGGCGCCAACTAACGGGCAGTTGACCAACAAAAAGTTCTTCAGCAATCAAAATCTGTTGGAGTACAAGGACAAGGCATCGACAATACGTAACAAGTGTGCGCAAGAGGCTCCAGGAGGAACGCCACCCGTTGCTGCCGCATCAACCAAAGAGCTGCTCTTCGTTTGCACACCGCAGCGGGCCCCAAAGAGCGATGTGAACAGCGAGGTGCTGCAGCTCGCCCGTAAAAGAAACGAAATACGGAAGAAGTTGGCCAATCGACTGCAGCAGGCCAGAGCTACGACTGCCGTCGGTTCCATGAGCTGCACTCCGGTACCCATCGATGAACGTTCTATCACAGTAGCACCTTCGACCACGGATGCACTAAAATGTACCATTTCTGAGCCCAGTCTAGTCGCTGTCTCTGAGGGTGGGGGCGGCAGCGTTGGAGTATCACATCAGCAGCGTCGCCATCGACATCGAAAGCGACGCGAGCGAGAACGACAACGTGTGCAGCGATTCGGGTACGAGATACACAATGTTGATGAATTTCTAACCCGTTGCTCTCTAGCTGCTCCCGGAAACATTCCCGTAGTGCTGGCCACTGCAAGCACGCTCTATCAGACACGACCCGGTGGCTATCAGCTGGAAATTCCTCTGCCACTAGGGATGGTAGTAAATGCGGTTTTTAAGAACCAGAACTGGCTGTATGTGCAGACACCTCACGCCGAAGAGGGCTATGTGGGCTATGCCTGTTGTTTGCCGTTGGGCATCCTTCCATCGGCGGCGAGAGGCTCTAGGCACGCGCCGTGTTGGGAGTCCAATGCGGATATCTTTCCACGCCCCTGCGGCAACATGACCGACTCAGAGAAGGAGATACGACTGCGGGGCGGAACACGTTCTGATGGCGCTCGCACACCTCACAGCTCAAAGGCAACTACGGAGGAGCTACTCctccacaaccacaacaacaacaataacatcagcaacaacaataacaacagcaagagtCAGGTGGCTAACGGTGGCGGCAGCAGTTTATCGGGCTCATTGTACGGGGAGCAACATGTGGATAAATTGTATCTGAGAGCTGCCTCGCAGCCCAAGCTTGTGGAAAAAGCCTATGCGCAGTTACGTTCCACCAAGCAAATAGGCTCCGGCGCTGCCTCAACACACAACGTATCCAACGATGAGTATGTCACACTGCAGCAACGAACAACCACTACCAAAAGTACATCCTCAAAGGTGACATCGAAACAGCCGCCACCAACACAGGCACAGAACCATCTTCATCAAGTTCAAGCCCAAACTGTCCGGCGGCTCTCGAATGTGTCCTACATCACCAATGGCCACAATGGCCAGCATCTGCACCCAAATAGCAACCCATCAACAACACAAGGGTCACTTGCACACAATGTTCTGCGTCGGCATCAACAGAATGGCCTGCGCCAAACTCTAGTCGCCATTAACTCTGACTACATCACTGAGAGCATTGTCGTTCACAAGGGCGAAATTGTGACGCTCTGCGAGTGCCGCGAGTCGAAGGATCAGCGGCAGTGGTTCTATGTAAGGACCCGAGACGGCCGCGAGGGCTTCATACCTGCCGAGGTGGCCGGTCACGGTTATCTATAG
- the LOC117572531 gene encoding uncharacterized protein LOC117572531 isoform X2, with translation MLFWKRLCRHQGEPPAAATTMTPSAYNTSATSTTTITSTSATSSVSVSSRPRVAPPIYCQHAGAVEATPVSYREAPRDPLEHVYILEAPVDVPQLRLRSPPPLYSPQPLTPPPCYSERPGAPEPARSAPTDRAHQPAEYAATTTPAARQQARRRRRLRELQEQQLQQQQQQLVISSSSSNSSSDQSSASDCELGVRQQRQRRRSSRGLRDAYCPDLLHACALILRQQQPGSSDSSVGNFTATPPPTHSQSQSAAGRHEYSSDYVEIDELLPPLGAGPKAKSTPHLQNAVGINSLAMGQNLSLRRPRISLTWVLREQHQQQPTAQQPTNEPEEQQHQQKTKELKELPLMLTNSHVIGESIAQRTNPVPTQLDVCNKRYRVKQLPDNGQHNDSLTGYATTPTVHLAPTNGQLTNKKFFSNQNLLEYKDKASTIRNKCAQEAPGGTPPVAAASTKELLFVCTPQRAPKSDVNSEVLQLARKRNEIRKKLANRLQQARATTAVGSMSCTPVPIDERSITVAPSTTDALKCTISEPSLVAVSEGGGGSVGVSHQQRRHRHRKRRERERQRVQRFGYEIHNVDEFLTRCSLAAPGNIPVVLATASTLYQTRPGGYQLEIPLPLGMVVNAVFKNQNWLYVQTPHAEEGYVGYACCLPLGILPSAARGSRHAPCWESNADIFPRPCGNMTDSEKEIRLRGGTRSDGARTPHSSKATTEELLLHNHNNNNNISNNNNNSKSQVANGGGSSLSGSLYGEQHVDKLYLRAASQPKLVEKAYAQLRSTKQIGSGAASTHNVSNDEYVTLQQRTTTTKSTSSKVTSKQPPPTQAQNHLHQVQAQTVRRLSNVSYITNGHNGQHLHPNSNPSTTQGSLAHNVLRRHQQNGLRQTLVAINSDYITESIVVHKGEIVTLCECRESKDQRQWFYVRTRDGREGFIPAEVAGHGYL, from the exons TTGCGCCGCCCATTTATTGTCAACATGCGGGTGCAGTGGAAGCTACTCCAGTTAGCTACCGGGAGGCCCCTAGAGATCCACTAGAGCACGTCTACATTTTGGAAGCTCCTGTGGATGTGCCACAACTGCGCCTGCGGTCACCACCGCCCCTCTATAGCCCTCAACCGCTAACGCCGCCGCCTTGCTATAGCGAACGCCCAGGAGCACCTGAGCCGGCGCGATCAGCTCCTACAGACAGGGCTCACCAACCAGCAGAGTATGCCGCAACTACAACACCAGCAGCGCGACAACAAGcgcgtcgtcgacgtcgtctaCGGGAACTACAagagcaacaattgcagcagcaacagcaacaattagtcataagcagcagcagcagcaacagtagcagcgATCAGAGCAGCGCCAGCGACTGCGAGCTCGGAGTCagacagcagcgacaacgtAGACGTAGCTCACGAGGACTACGTG ATGCCTATTGCCCAGATCTGCTGCATGCTTGTGCTCTGATCCTGCGCCAGCAGCAACccggcagcagcgacagctcCGTGGGCAATTTTACAGCAACACCGCCGCCTACACATTCCCAATCGCAGTCAGCAGCTGGCAGACACGAGTACAGTTCGGACTATGTGGAGATTGATGAGTTGCTGCCACCTTTAGGGGCTGGCCCGAAAGCAAAGAGCACACCGCACCTACAGAATGCTGTAGGTATTAATAGTCTAGCGATGGGTCAGAACCTGAGCCTGCGACGCCCGCGCATCTCACTGACCTGGGTACTGAGGgagcagcaccaacagcagccaacGGCACAACAGCCAACTAACGAGccagaggagcagcagcaccagcagaaGACGAAGGAGTTAAAGGAACTGCCGTTGATGCTAACTAATAGCCATGTTATTGGTGAATCGATTGCACAACGCACAAACCCCGTACCCACGCAATTGGACGTATGCAACAAACGCTATCGCGTTAAGCAGTTGCCTGACAATGGGCAGCATAATGATTCGCTCACTGGCTATGCCACTACGCCCACGGTCCACCTGGCGCCAACTAACGGGCAGTTGACCAACAAAAAGTTCTTCAGCAATCAAAATCTGTTGGAGTACAAGGACAAGGCATCGACAATACGTAACAAGTGTGCGCAAGAGGCTCCAGGAGGAACGCCACCCGTTGCTGCCGCATCAACCAAAGAGCTGCTCTTCGTTTGCACACCGCAGCGGGCCCCAAAGAGCGATGTGAACAGCGAGGTGCTGCAGCTCGCCCGTAAAAGAAACGAAATACGGAAGAAGTTGGCCAATCGACTGCAGCAGGCCAGAGCTACGACTGCCGTCGGTTCCATGAGCTGCACTCCGGTACCCATCGATGAACGTTCTATCACAGTAGCACCTTCGACCACGGATGCACTAAAATGTACCATTTCTGAGCCCAGTCTAGTCGCTGTCTCTGAGGGTGGGGGCGGCAGCGTTGGAGTATCACATCAGCAGCGTCGCCATCGACATCGAAAGCGACGCGAGCGAGAACGACAACGTGTGCAGCGATTCGGGTACGAGATACACAATGTTGATGAATTTCTAACCCGTTGCTCTCTAGCTGCTCCCGGAAACATTCCCGTAGTGCTGGCCACTGCAAGCACGCTCTATCAGACACGACCCGGTGGCTATCAGCTGGAAATTCCTCTGCCACTAGGGATGGTAGTAAATGCGGTTTTTAAGAACCAGAACTGGCTGTATGTGCAGACACCTCACGCCGAAGAGGGCTATGTGGGCTATGCCTGTTGTTTGCCGTTGGGCATCCTTCCATCGGCGGCGAGAGGCTCTAGGCACGCGCCGTGTTGGGAGTCCAATGCGGATATCTTTCCACGCCCCTGCGGCAACATGACCGACTCAGAGAAGGAGATACGACTGCGGGGCGGAACACGTTCTGATGGCGCTCGCACACCTCACAGCTCAAAGGCAACTACGGAGGAGCTACTCctccacaaccacaacaacaacaataacatcagcaacaacaataacaacagcaagagtCAGGTGGCTAACGGTGGCGGCAGCAGTTTATCGGGCTCATTGTACGGGGAGCAACATGTGGATAAATTGTATCTGAGAGCTGCCTCGCAGCCCAAGCTTGTGGAAAAAGCCTATGCGCAGTTACGTTCCACCAAGCAAATAGGCTCCGGCGCTGCCTCAACACACAACGTATCCAACGATGAGTATGTCACACTGCAGCAACGAACAACCACTACCAAAAGTACATCCTCAAAGGTGACATCGAAACAGCCGCCACCAACACAGGCACAGAACCATCTTCATCAAGTTCAAGCCCAAACTGTCCGGCGGCTCTCGAATGTGTCCTACATCACCAATGGCCACAATGGCCAGCATCTGCACCCAAATAGCAACCCATCAACAACACAAGGGTCACTTGCACACAATGTTCTGCGTCGGCATCAACAGAATGGCCTGCGCCAAACTCTAGTCGCCATTAACTCTGACTACATCACTGAGAGCATTGTCGTTCACAAGGGCGAAATTGTGACGCTCTGCGAGTGCCGCGAGTCGAAGGATCAGCGGCAGTGGTTCTATGTAAGGACCCGAGACGGCCGCGAGGGCTTCATACCTGCCGAGGTGGCCGGTCACGGTTATCTATAG